The sequence below is a genomic window from Neoarius graeffei isolate fNeoGra1 chromosome 4, fNeoGra1.pri, whole genome shotgun sequence.
ACTAGCCTGGATGATGATGTATAATTATTAGGAAAGCTGCTGAAGCATGAATTGCTTTTGAATCAATCTGTGACTTCGTCCTCGTCCCCTTTTTTCCAGACAAGCTGGTCCAATATGACTACCGATTCCACAACTGAAACAACTACAGAAGAATTCACTCCTGATTATGAAAAATATGAAATGGTGTGTGGGAAAGACTCCAATCGAAACTTCCGATCGTGGTTCATACCATCAATCTACAGCATCATCTGCTTCCTGGCTCTCCTAGGAAACTTCCTGGTCATTCTGACTTATGTCCATTTCAAGCGGATTAAGACCATGACTGACATCTTCCTGCTGAACCTGGCCATCGCTGACCTGCTCTTTGCACTATCGCTGCCCTTCTGGGCTGCTAGCGTCATGTCCAAATGGCCACTTGGGCAGTTTTTGTGCAAGGCCATGTATGCCATCTACAAGATCACCTTTTTCAGCGGCATGTTCCTACTCACTTGTATCAGCGTGGACAGGTACTTCTCCatcaccaaagctgtctctgctcACCGCTACCGTTCCAGCGCCATTCACTATGGACGCATATCTTCCCTGGTCACTTGGGTGATGGCTGTGTTCTTCTCCTTGCCTGAGATAATCTACTCTAATGTCAACTCGAACAACACATGCGTGGGATACAACAACGGGTACGAAGATCTCCGCATCTCCATGCTGGTCAGCCAGATGGTTCTGGGCTTTGTCCTGCCAGCACTCGTGATGGTTTTCTGTTACAGCTGCATCATTAAGACCCTCGTGCAAGCCAGGAACTTTGAGAGGAATAAAGCCTTAAAGGTGATCTTCGCCGTCGTGGTCGTGTTCATTGTCAGCCAGCTGCCGTATAATGTGGTGATGGGACTGAGCACACACAACACCACCGTGTGTGACCTCGATAACAATCTCCTCTACGCCATGGATGTAAGCCAAGGTATCGCCTTCCTGCGCTGCTGCGTGAACCCTTTCCTGTATGCCTTCATTGGAGTGAAGTTTCGCAATGATCTGCTGAAACTAATGAAGTTTCTGGGCTTCTCAACTCCCAGCCATGTCATATACTCCGGTAAGAGGAAATCCTCAGCTGGGCTCGATACTGACACCACTTCATTTTCCCCATGAGTCAGtgacttttctcttttttttaaaaaaaatatatatgctttATTTTTCTATATTAACTATTgtggttattcattcattctttgttcttttttgctttacattttattccatatttgttTCATGTCATATTTTTCAGATTTGTAAGATTTTTCTTATCAAAACAAGGACATTTTTTAACAGTCTCCATTTTATATTCTCCAAGAAGTACAATATTGCatgcatgtatatatatatacacacacacacacacacacacacgttatataTGTCTCTGTGTCAACATTTTATGATGTTTAAAATACTGAATAaagtttttatatataaaaatatacatgAATCAAACTCTCTTAGTATTAGCTTGAACCCTAAACAGACATTTTACACATACGCTGAAAAGGCAGGGCCTTGTTTTTCCTGGAATGTATTCTAGATGCACTCTGTCACAGTTTTTACCTGCTCAGTGGTTTGCATAAGCACGCAAAGTtgtgaagattaaaaaaaaaaacgaaaatgcAGACTTGGTATATACATAGCTTATTATAGAAAGACCATTCTACTGTGAGTAGTTTCAATCTTACTTTAATAAATTAAACCACAATTCATACGTTCATCCTTAAGGTCATTATGTAATGAATAGGGCACTCAGTgttgtgctgttagaggaaaataatcaacaaatgtgtagtgtgggtggcacggtggtgtagtggttagcactgtcgcctcacagcaagaaggtctgggttcgagccccgtggctggtgagggcctttctgtgtggagtttgcatgttctccccatgtccgcgtgggtttcctccgggtgctccggtttcctccacagtccaaagacatgcaggttaggttaactggtgactctaaattgaccataggtgtgaatgtgagtgtgaatggttgtctgtgtctatgtgtcagccctgtgatgacctggcgacttgtccagggtgtatcccgcctttcgcccatagtcagctgggataggctccaacttgcctgcgaccctgtagaacaggataaagtggctagagataatgagatgagatgggaataaGAGGATGTCCAAAAGTATTTTATTTGTCTTACATCACAGCAATTTGctaaggatctcatctcatctcattctcattatctctagccgctttatcctgttctacagggtcacaggcaagctggagcctatcccagctgactacgggtgaaaggcggggtacaccctggacaagtcgccaggtcatcacagggctgacacatagacacagacaaccattcacactcacattcacacctacgctcaatttagagtcaccagttaacctaacctgcatgtctttggactgtgggggaaaccggagcacccggaggaaacccacgcggacacgaggagaacatgcaaactccacacagaaaggcccttgccggccacggggctcaaacccggatcttcttgctgtggggcgacagcgctaaccactacaccactgtgccgcccatatccgtttatagttacgtTAAATGTCTGTGAAACTAGTTAGTTCTTCTT
It includes:
- the ccr7 gene encoding C-C chemokine receptor type 7, giving the protein MVSFTALGPVLLMWSCHFQTSWSNMTTDSTTETTTEEFTPDYEKYEMVCGKDSNRNFRSWFIPSIYSIICFLALLGNFLVILTYVHFKRIKTMTDIFLLNLAIADLLFALSLPFWAASVMSKWPLGQFLCKAMYAIYKITFFSGMFLLTCISVDRYFSITKAVSAHRYRSSAIHYGRISSLVTWVMAVFFSLPEIIYSNVNSNNTCVGYNNGYEDLRISMLVSQMVLGFVLPALVMVFCYSCIIKTLVQARNFERNKALKVIFAVVVVFIVSQLPYNVVMGLSTHNTTVCDLDNNLLYAMDVSQGIAFLRCCVNPFLYAFIGVKFRNDLLKLMKFLGFSTPSHVIYSGKRKSSAGLDTDTTSFSP